Proteins encoded by one window of Asterias rubens chromosome 18, eAstRub1.3, whole genome shotgun sequence:
- the LOC117302162 gene encoding uncharacterized protein LOC117302162 encodes MGILCYRGCCLVFLWLCLPSPSQCQVSQVTISSFPVQPVENGNVTLTCNAAGFDPNAHMFTWQRFYKSSYVNVTQDDRMSFSPPNLVNEIVKLYSQSLTMTNLTQSDEGLYLCVIIARGSGTIITNGQVGFTVNSTEEFPVCFTDGPAVVNEGDILTCSTVIDERTPVVSDTNSPVERPDWELNTTQAGNEPGSRLQKSVQVLDDGVTFLCFSIRPENANWTSLSCKIGPLTVIPYPTTPITTPIITGITICLILLVGLVTILLSYFMYRRKRTRNTTSDTGPNQQTPSHIYATSIRKDSQASSAAKGEVPNYANVNTKAEVPSHNYANVNTKAEVPSHNYDPVYTKAEVPSHNYDNVNTKAEVPSHNYDNVNSSSSSHCVAHK; translated from the exons ATGGGAATCCTATGTTACCGTGGTTGTTGTTTAGTCTTCTTGTGGTTGTGTCTCCCATCACCGAGTCAATGTCAGGTCAGTCAGGTCACTATCTCCAGTTTCCCAGTGCAACCAGTTGAGAATGGTAATGTTACTCTGACCTGCAACGCTGCTGGCTTTGACCCCAACGCTCACATGTTTACCTGGCAAAGATTTTACAAATCGTCTTACGTCAATGTCACACAGGATGATAGAATGTCCTTCAGCCCTCCTAATCTAGTTAATGAAATAGTGAAACTTTATTCCCAAAGTCTCACAATGACCAACCTTACGCAATCAGATGAAGGATTATACTTGTGCGTCATCATTGCGAGAGGCTCTGGAACTATAATTACAAATGGACAAGTTGGTTTTACGGTAAACTCAACCGAAGAGTTTCCAGTCTGTTTCACGGACGGTCCGGCAGTTGTGAACGAGGGAGACATTCTGACATGTAGCACGGTCATCGATGAAAGAACCCCAGTGGTCAGTGATACGAACAGTCCCGTAGAAAGGCCAGATTGGGAACTTAATACGACTCAAGCAGGAAACGAACCTGGATCACGGTTGCAGAAGAGTGTCCAAGTTTTAGATGATGGAGTCacatttttatgtttttcaatAAGACCGGAGAACGCAAACTGGACGTCTCTTTCCTGCAAGATAGGACCCTTGACCGTCATCCCCTACCCTACCACGCCTATAACAACTCCAATAATTACTGGTATAACAATCTGTCTAATCCTTCTTGTTGGTCTGGTTACCATCCTCCTCTCATACTTCATGTACCGACGTAAAAGGACACGTAATACAACGTCAGACACGGGGCCAAACCAGCAAACTCCATCCCATATTTATGCCACTTCGATACGCAAGGACAGCCAGGCCTCGTCTGCAGCTAAAGGAGAGGTTCCCAACTACGCCAATGTGAACACCAAAGCAGAG GTTCCCAGTCACAACTACGCCAATGTGAACACAAAAGCAGAGGTTCCTAGTCACAACTACGACCCGGTTTACACCAAAGCAGAGGTTCCCAGTCACAATTACGACAATGTGAACACAAAAGCAGA